In the Phaseolus vulgaris cultivar G19833 chromosome 7, P. vulgaris v2.0, whole genome shotgun sequence genome, one interval contains:
- the LOC137829176 gene encoding uncharacterized protein, which translates to MTKEEFGSSQAAGNKKCQYSSDESEEETFRLLFKKFSKSLKKRNNKSDSFNRYDNKKPTEFKTNKYTCFGCGEQGHIKTECPNKKRKNFKKHEKKGKSRRAYNDDSSSSSSSDKEEANLCQVPRQESDISSVSSSSSINVENYSQLLEAFNKTHEEANRLALLYNR; encoded by the coding sequence atgacaaaagaagaattTGGATCAAGTCAAGCTGCTGGGAACAAAAAATGTCAATACTCAAGTGATGAGAGTGAAGAGGAAACATTTAGGTTGTTGTTTAAGAAATTCAGCAAGTCcctaaagaagagaaacaacaaaagtgaCTCATTCAACAGGTATGATAACAAGAAACCTACTGAGTTTAAGACTAACAAATATacatgctttggatgtggtgaacagggtcatattaaaactgaatgtcccaacaaaaagaggaaaaacttcaagaagcatgaaaagaaaggaaaatcaagaagagcttataatgatgactcatcaagctcctcttcaagtgataAAGAAGAAGCAAATTTATGTCAAGTGCCAAGACAAGAAAGTGACataagtagtgtaagttcaagctcttccattaatgttgaaaattatagtcaacttcttgaggccttcaataagactcatgaagaagctaataggttggccctTTTGTACAATCgttga